A single Colias croceus chromosome 10, ilColCroc2.1 DNA region contains:
- the LOC123695234 gene encoding chaoptin isoform X4: protein MGLMTFIKLGYTMLVVAIMLMIWASLSGALELHVDTGHPACLFQALCTCSKPAGDLGIVTCNHVPILRVPAAVNSSKVFTLQLTGNRIRELEPQFFQATGLYRLAINENPLESIHEEAFYGLDNTLWELELRQDRLATVPSRALRYLQKLRLLDLSGNEITDISGDNWRGLENTLQTLILADNSIATLPLDAFSSLPMLDTLDLQGNHLSVIDSGVFRDGMNRLNKLLLGNNQLTLIPYEELSPLRQLRYLDLSKNLIKQVPPAHELNGITLSLDTLKLDYNNIKILMPGSFKYFNVLNNTCLDGNPIYTIREDAFRNAKIRALSLRDCSISDLSPASFAGLENSLQNLDLSENNITMISKFMLNKLDSLRFLNLRENRIDSNLLATGNPSDFSVTSVNNFQYKLFYLDISGSSPIEMSLQDIRRMRSLRFLAVSKLIRRSISSEDFLEYGLELEDLKIFGSTITKIEASAFQHVRTIKTLDLSENSIDFIDPFAFAELHSLTTLKMANGLSDSVKILPFEPLKALIELQNLDLSNNKLKNVPDTSFHFLYKMRTLNLQDNIIEHFSKGTLQGDIHKQLLGVYLSFNKMTKIVQHTFVDLRELQEILMEDNLIETIERRAFMSLDNLKVIKLQGNRLNDISEEAFQNLPALKELDISFNRLETFKFSIFDQVGSATALKVNASYNQIISLTDSNAPSFFSSNFYPPPKAQSLGTVSVNIRVLDFSHNNISYIAPYYFRHADLTLSELHLSHNQIRNITREVFGSMLMLQYLDLSHNQIFHMEYDCFKKVKNLQMMGMCGLQLGLMIYGFLRILDLSHNHLIELPVEVFHDMQMLTSVDLSHNRIRNLADNLILSAALERLDLSNNDLSRMPTNALSPGAAANLVELDLSSNTVPAVAIPDLVQRFRSGEGGEFWPEDSDYSDEYMYHTARRDHTRVFHHKKQYPQNIFYKSLAWLDLSNNHLVRIENGAFGALPRLRWLDLSNNLPFNNGERGGNIFKGLERRLSYLGLKNVSLQTLPSLPLPKLRTLDLSYNNLPSIPTDITANLTRLRAFDLSFNDLTKVPVATHSLSDLRWLSLSGNPITALMNTSLYGLSPRLEYLDVTKLRLSILEYGVFSKMYGLRTLKISVNGMARDFNIPKMTSQNAALENLYLSVESSQVDLGNEMTGELPCKLNNITLTGRDLKFISQNLLSGVCSEELKLTIFNTSIEDISFEVFYKHGNIKNLSLDLRNNNLKRVPNPARKEWPGVPNDLFLEDILVAGNPLVCDCGIGWIQAWARKRRQYLCAAAGECPARDDVRLATCPSYQNRTLSDIISKELDCSWSRGFFTVSNVLTVFALVLTSFLI, encoded by the exons ATG GGCTTAATGACTTTTATCAAATTGGGTTACACCATGCTGGTTGTGGCGATTATGTTGATGATATGGGCATCGCTCTCGGGGGCTTTGGAA CTACACGTCGACACTGGTCATCCAGCATGCTTGTTCCAAGCACTTTGCACATGCTCCAAGCCGGCGGGTGACCTGGGCATCGTGACGTGCAACCACGTGCCGATCCTGCGGGTCCCCGCAGCTGTCAATAGCTCGAAGGTCTTCACTCTGCAGCTCACGGGGAATCGGATTAGGGAGTTGGAGCCGCAGTTCTTTCAAGCTACAG GGCTATACAGACTTGCGATAAACGAGAATCCATTAGAGAGTATACACGAGGAGGCTTTCTATGGACTTGACAACACGCTATGGGAGTTGGAGCTGAGGCAGGACAGACTGGCGACGGTGCCGAGCCGCGCGCTGAGGTATCTGCAGAAACTACGCTTGCTGGACTTGTCAG GCAATGAAATAACGGATATCTCTGGAGACAACTGGCGTGGTTTAGAGAACACGTTACAAACTTTGATATTGGCTGATAACTCTATAGCCACTCTACCCTTGGACGCGTTCTCTAGTCTGCCGATGCTCGATACACTGGACTTGCAGGGAAATCACCTGTCTGTGATTGATAGTGGCGTGTTTAGAGATGGCATGAACAGGCTGAACAAG CTACTCCTAGGCAACAACCAACTAACCCTGATCCCATACGAGGAACTATCTCCTCTCCGACAGCTCCGCTATCTGGATCTCTCCAAGAATCTGATCAAACAAGTACCGCCAGCTCATGAGCTCAATGGCATTACTCTGTCGTTGGATACTTTGAA ATTGGACTACAACAACATAAAGATCCTGATGCCGGGCTCGTTCAAGTACTTCAACGTGTTGAACAACACGTGTCTCGACGGGAATCCCATTTACACGATCAGG GAAGACGCATTCCGCAACGCCAAGATCCGTGCCCTTTCCCTCCGGGACTGCAGCATCTCAGATCTCTCTCCAGCATCCTTCGCGGGACTCGAGAACAGTTTGCAGAATCTCGACCTCTCTGAGAACAACATAACTATGATCTCCAAGTTCATGCTGAACAAGCTCGATTCGCTACGGTTCCTCAATTTGAGAGAGAATAGG atcGACTCTAACCTCCTAGCGACCGGTAACCCGTCGGACTTCTCTGTGACGTCAGTGAATAATTTCCAATACAAACTCTTCTATTTGGACATCAGCGGCTCTTCGCCTATCGAGATGAGCTTGCAGGACATACGAAG AATGCGTTCACTCCGCTTCCTAGCTGTGAGCAAACTAATCCGTCGCAGTATAAGTTCAGAGGATTTCCTGGAATATGGCCTTGAGTTAGAAGACCTGAAGATCTTCGGAAGCACTATCACTAAGATAGAAGCTAGTGCTTTCCAACATGTTAGGACGATCAAAACATTGGATCTATCGGAGAATAGCATTGATTTTATTGATCCGTTTGCATTTGCTGAG ttGCACAGCCTAACCACACTGAAAATGGCGAACGGTTTATCCGACTCCGTCAAGATATTACCATTCGAACCGTTAAAAGCACTGATCGAGTTACAGAATCTAGACCTCAGTAACAATAAACTGAAGAATGTTCCAGATACGTCCTTCCATTTCCTTTATAAAATGAGGACTTTGAATCTGCAAGACAATATTATTGAGCACTTCTCTAAGGGCACATTACag GGTGACATTCACAAACAGCTATTAGGCGTCTATCTCTCCTTCAACAAAATGACAAAAATTGTTCAACACACATTCGTCGATCTTAGAGAATTGCAGGAAATTCTTATGGAAGATAATTTAATCGAAACTATTGAAAGACGAGCCTTCATGAGTTTGGATAATTTGAAAGTTATCAAGCTACAAGGAAACAGACTAAACGATATTAGCGAAGAAGCGTTCCAGAATTTGCCAGCTCTGAAAGA GTTAGATATATCATTCAATCgtctggaaacgtttaaattctCGATATTCGACCAAGTGGGATCAGCGACAGCTTTGAAAGTGAACGCTTCATACAACCAAATAATCTCACTTACCGATTCAAACGCACCAAGTTTCTTCTCTTCTAACTTCTACCCACCGCCTAAAGCGCAAA gTCTTGGGACAGTATCTGTGAATATCCGCGTCTTGGATTTCTCACATAACAACATTTCTTACATCGCTCCGTATTACTTCAG gcaCGCTGATTTGACATTATCAGAACTTCATTTATCACATAACCAAATAAGGAACATTACGAGAGAAGTGTTTGGCTCTATGTTGATGTTACAATATCTCGATCTATCGCATAATCAAATATTCCATATGGAGTATGATTGCTTTAAAAAAGTCAAAAACCTACAG atGATGGGCATGTGTGGACTTCAACTTGGTTTAATGATTTATGGTTTTTTGCGA ATTTTGGATTTGTCACATAAtcatttaattgaattaccGGTGGAAGTGTTCCACGATATGCAGATGTTGACTTCTGTTGATTTGTCTCACAACCGTATTCGGAATTTGGCTGATAATCTTATTTTGTCAGCTGCATTGGAAAG GCTAGACCTATCGAACAATGACTTATCAAGAATGCCAACAAATGCCCTATCACCAGGAGCAGCAGCTAATCTGGTAGAACTAGATCTAAGTTCTAACACTGTGCCTGCAGTAGCCATTCCAGATTTAGTTCAACGATTTAGG AGCGGCGAGGGGGGCGAGTTCTGGCCCGAGGACAGCGACTACAGCGATGAGTACATGTACCACACCGCTAGGCGCGACCACACCAGGGTCTTCCACCATAAAAAGCAATATCCGCAGAACATTTTCTACAAG tctCTTGCTTGGTTAGATCTATCGAACAATCACTTGGTCAGAATTGAAAATGGTGCATTCGGGGCCTTACCAAGGTTGCGTTGGTTAGATTTGAGCAACAACTTGCCTTTCAATAATGGTGAACGGGGTGGAAACATTTTCAAAGGTCTAGAGAGGAGACTGTCTTACCTGGGATTGAAGAACGTCAGCTTACAAACT cTACCCTCACTACCGCTACCGAAGTTGCGGACTCTGGATCTATCATACAACAACCTGCCATCAATCCCAACTGACATCACCGCTAATCTTACTCGTTTGAGAGCATTCGACTTATCATTCAACGACTTGACTAAAGTGCCTgtg GCAACACATTCCCTCAGCGACCTCCGTTGGTTGTCTCTCTCGGGCAACCCGATAACAGCGCTGATGAACACGAGCCTGTACGGACTGTCGCCGCGGCTTGAGTATCTCGATGTTACTAAACTGCGCTTGAGTATCTTAGAG TACGGCGTGTTCAGCAAAATGTACGGATTGCGAACACTAAAGATATCCGTGAACGGTATGGCCCGAGACTTCAACATACCGAAGATGACGTCACAGAACGCAGCCCTTGAGAACCTGTACCTATCTGTGGAGAGTTCACAAGTGGACCTCGGGAACGAGATGACGGGGGAATTACCGTGTAAACTGAATAATATCACGTTAACTGGACGGGATTTGAAGTTCATCTCGCAGAATTTGCTTAGC GGCGTTTGCTCAGAAGAGCTAAAGCTCACGATATTCAACACAAGCATCGAGGACATATCCTTCGAAGTGTTCTACAAACACGGGAACATTAAGAACTTGTCCCTGGACTTAAGGAACAACAACCTGAAGAGGGTTCCCAACCCAGCGAGGAAGGAATGGCCTGGAGTGCCCAATGATTTGTTCCTTGAAGATATCCTGGTTGCAGGCAATCCTTTAGTATGCGACTGTGGGATTGG